The sequence below is a genomic window from Candidatus Eisenbacteria bacterium.
ATGCTGAGCCGCGTGTCCAGCCCGACCAGGTCGACCATCTCGAAGGGTCCCATCGGGTGGTTGAGGCCCAGCTTCAGCGCCTTGTCGATGTCCCGCGCGGATGCCACCCCCGCCTCGAGCATCGCGAAGGCCTCGTTCCCGATGAGCGCGTTGATGCGCGAGGTGACGAAGCCCGGCGACTCGCGGACGACGACCGTCTCCTTCCCCATCGCGCGCGCGACGGTCTCC
It includes:
- a CDS encoding 3-hydroxyacyl-CoA dehydrogenase family protein; this encodes ETVARAMGKETVVVRESPGFVTSRINALIGNEAFAMLEAGVASARDIDKALKLGLNHPMGPFEMVDLVGLDTRLSILEYLHRTLGEKYRPSPLLTQYVKAGRLGRKVGRGVYDYPP